From Melospiza melodia melodia isolate bMelMel2 chromosome 19, bMelMel2.pri, whole genome shotgun sequence, one genomic window encodes:
- the LOC134426968 gene encoding bactericidal permeability-increasing protein-like, giving the protein MAGAAGPMAGAAVWGTAPPGHASRSQPRGAVWLCLLLLLPTCVSATTTSPGIKVWLTQRTLEFGRRFGLELLQSMLQKEHELNLTGSYNTLLGTLTYAVPRIRIQELQMNESTLDFAEDVGLRLTVQRARVQLSADWAAQLGAVQDSGSVELGMQDVAVAAVLGVSEDGSGHPTVWSAGCDTHGTDLHMEFHRGYSWLYNLLAPLLQRTLRQQLNKQLCLVLQRGIDRLDTALKRMKVSTQLDTIAAIDHSLLAPPAFTEEYGDIALKGEIFRVGTHHQRPSALPVALPVALPMALPVALPTALPTTPPMAHEPMLLLAVTEFVANSAAFTYFTAGALRRIISSDMVPRRFPLQLSTKSMGIFSPQLQELYPDQPMELHLWARQQPLLSCHADALHGTLLGSAEAFVVLPNATRAPAFLLNIDANVTGKPTIARNRLGGTVRLTGLHITQVASNVGPVEVKRLETLLKFSLWLFGVPRANKWLQAGIALPLPHGLSLLRPRLSLHQGFVLIATDLQYEP; this is encoded by the exons ATGGCAGGAGCTGCGGGACCCATGGCAGGAGCTGCGGTGTGGGGCACGGCACCCCCCGGGCACG CCTCCAGGTCCCAGCCTCGAGGTGCTGTATGGCTCTGCCTcttgctcctgctgcccacctgTGTCTCTGCCACCACCACCAGCCCTGGCATCAAGGTCTGGCTGACCCAGAGGACGCTGGAGTTTG GCCGGCGCtttgggctggagctgctccagtcGATGCTGCAGAAGGAGCACGAGCTGAACCTGACGGGCTCCTACAACACCCTCCTGGGAACTCTCACCTACGCTGTGCCACG GATTCGCATCCAGGAGCTGCAGATGAACGAATCCACGCTGGACTTTGCCGAGGACGTGGGGCTGAGGCTGACGGTGCAGCGCGCCCGGGTGCAGCTCAGCGCCGACTGGGCAGCGCAGCTGGGAGCCGT ccaggaCAGCGGCTCTGTGGAGCTGGGCATGCAGGATGTGGCCGTGGCCGCGGTGCTGGGTGTGAGCGAGGACGGCAGCGGCCACCCCACGGTTTGGAGCGCCGGCTGTGACACCCACGGCACCGACCTGCACATGGAGTTCCACCGTGGATACAG CTGGCTCTACAACCTGCTGGCACCTCTGCTCCAGAGAACGCTGCGGCAGCAGCTGAACAAGCAG ctctgcctcGTGCTCCAGAGAGGCATTGACAGGCTGGACACTGCCCTGAAGCGCATGAAAG tgtccacCCAGCTGGACACCATCGCTGCCATCGACCACTCCCTCCTGGCACCGCCAGCCTTCACAGAGGAGTATGGGGACATTGCCCTCAAG ggaGAGATCTTCAGGGTGGGCAcgcaccaccagagaccctcagcactgcctgtggcgctgcctgtggcactgcccatggccctgcctgtggctttGCCCACGGCCCTGCCCACCACACCGCCCATGGCACACGAGcccatgctgctgctggctgtcacCGAGTTCGTCGCCAACTCGGCCGCCTTCACCTACTTCACAGCCGGGGCCCTGCGCAGGATCATCTCCAGTGACATG GTCCCCCGGCGGTTCCCACTCCAGCTGAGCACCAAGAGCATGGGGATCTTCTCCCCTCAG ctgCAGGAGCTCTATCCTGACCAGCCCATGGAGCTGCACCTCTGGGCCcgccagcagcccctgctctcctgCCATGCTGATGCCCTGCACGGGACCCTGCTCGGCTCTGCCGAGGCCTTCGTGGTGCTGCCCAACGCCACCCGTGCCCCTGCCTTCCTGCTGAACATC GATGCCAACGTGACGGGGAAGCCGACAATCGCCAGGAACAGACTCGGGGGCACCGTGAGACTGACAGG GCTCCACATAACACAAGTGGCATCAAACGTGGGCCCAGTGGAG GTGAAGCGTCTGGAGACCCTGCTGAAGTTCAGTCTGTGGCTTTTTGGGGTTCCCCGGGCAAACA AGTGGCTCCAGGCTGGCATCGCCCTGCCCCTCCCGCATGGCCTCAGCCTGCTCAGACCCCGGCTCTCGCTGCACCAG